The proteins below come from a single Triticum aestivum cultivar Chinese Spring chromosome 5D, IWGSC CS RefSeq v2.1, whole genome shotgun sequence genomic window:
- the LOC123123236 gene encoding myosin-binding protein 2: MATTSSTAWGSHRQFSALLSSAVLEWVLILLMLLEGLLSRLATAFARLCNLPPPCPACARLDAVLGGARPGSSYRDLLCSSHRAEASSSRAFCHDGGMGIGDVLRDRLAVDDEIDRAGYSELRASDSESELRRRSPEDAAAIDRLKEQLTLTQVQSGVPDRTHAAEDSREPGSIEADIQSTDLPTKDEEPHTKVANGVLQSELMQVQSGKLHSEDPDNIQTSDVSTKDEEPHTDTGDHNPEEDVWHDADDGEPSETEAAADEPDPEFSDRATTRQDSLRVHQHLKLLLSQLSTSSSFRAPDSPSVQEQQHEQAVLRNITRALSLQRNYSGVSDGSVAGAEGEAEECGTVDELKRRVELDRRSMALLWKELEEERSASAVATSQAMAMITRLQEEKAAMRTEAAQYRRVMEEQSAYDRDDAERLAGVVRELEAEVEGYKARLRDHEIVGEIRDHMRLLPCQREGETGGVPGAAGEEFSGGGSEDDENARAWKQLRGLTDRLHRLSNNSSGSVQEPEPTDVEQEEEGGGGKEEDTTEASVVGKRVRNGDNFTKWQHLQSIETTSKGSTHGHGHRGDDGGGEGDDTAALEEEIGELSRRLQALEADRSFLEHSVNSLRNGRDGEAVIHDIARSLRELRKTLGEDTMAS; the protein is encoded by the exons ATGGCTACTACTAGTAGTACGGCCTGGGGATCTCACCGGCAGTTCTCGGCCCTGCTATCCTCGGCGGTCCTGGAATGGGTGCTGATCCTGCTGATGCTGCTGGAGGGCCTGCTGTCCCGCCTGGCCACGGCGTTCGCGCGCCTCTGCAACCTCCCGCCGCCCTGCCCGGCGTGCGCGCGGCTCGACGCCGTCCTCGGCGGGGCGCGCCCGGGATCCTCCTACCGCGACCTCCTCTGCAGCTCCCACAGGGCCGAAGCGTCGTCTTCCCGGGCGTTCTGCCATGACGGTGGCATGGGCATTGGGGACGTTTTGCGAGATCGGCTTGCCGTCGACGACGAGATCGATCGCGCCGGGTACAGTGAGCTGAGGGCCTCCGACTCCGAGTCCGAGCTGAGAAGAAGATCGCCGGAGGACGCCGCTGCCATCGATCGGTTGAAGGAGCAGCTTACTTTGACGCAAGTTCAGAGTGGCGTCCCGGACAGAACACACGCTGCTGAAGATTCAAGGGAGCCGGGCAGCATCGAGGCCGACATTCAGTCAACTGATCTTCCCACAAAAGATGAAGAACCTCATACGAAGGTTGCAAATGGCGTTCTTCAATCCGAGCTGATGCAAGTTCAGAGTGGCAAATTACACTCTGAAGATCCAGACAACATTCAGACAAGTGATGTTTCAACAAAAGATGAAGAACCCCATACAGATACAGGAG ATCATAACCCAGAAGAAGATGTGTGGCACGACGCTGATGATGGCGAACCATCTGAAACCGAAGCTGCAGCGGATGAGCCGGACCCTGAATTTTCCGACAGAGCCACCACACGGCAGGATTCCTTGAGAGTCCACCAGCACCTGAAGCTGCTGCTCTCGCAGCTCTCCACTTCGTCTTCTTTCCGGGCGCCCGACAGCCCGAGCGTGcaggagcagcagcacgagcaggcCGTGCTGCGCAACATCACCAGGGCGCTCTCCCTGCAGCGGAACTACTCGGGCGTCTCCGACGGCAGCGTGGCCGGCGCTGAAGGTGAGGCTGAAGAGTGCGGCACGGTTGATGAGCTGAAGCGGCGGGTGGAGCTGGACCGCAGGTCCATGGCGCTCCTCTGGAAGGAGCTGGAGGAGGAGCGGAGCGCGTCGGCGGTGGCGACCAGCCAGGCCATGGCCATGATCACCAGGCTGCAGGAGGAGAAGGCGGCCATGCGGACGGAGGCCGCGCAGTACCGCAGGGTCATGGAGGAGCAGAGCGCGTACGACCGGGATGACGCCGAGCGGCTGGCCGGCGTCGTGCGGGAGCTCGAGGCCGAGGTCGAGGGATACAAGGCCAGGCTCAGGGACCACGAGATCGTCGGAGAGATCCGCGACCATATGCGGCTCCTTCCGTGCCAGAGAGAAGGCGAAACCGGCGGCGTGCCCGGAGCGGCCGGAGAGGAATTCTCCGGCGGCGGCTCCGAGGACGACGAGAACGCGCGCGCCTGGAAGCAGCTGAGGGGGCTGACGGACAGGCTCCACCGGCTCTCGAACAACAGCAGCGGGAGCGTCCAAGAACCGGAGCCCACCGACGTCGaacaagaagaagagggcggcggcggcaaggaggAGGACACGACGGAAGCTTCGGTGGTCGGCAAGCGCGTGAGGAACGGCGACAACTTCACGAAATGGCAGCATCTTCAGTCCATCGAGACGACGAGCAAGGGCTCCACTCACGGCCACGGCCACcgaggagacgacggcggcggcgagggcgacgacACGGCCGCGTTGGAGGAGGAGATCGGGGAGCTCAGCCGGCGGCTGCAGGCGCTGGAAGCGGATCGGAGCTTCCTGGAGCACAGCGTGAACTCGCTGAGGAACGGGAGGGACGGCGAGGCGGTGATCCACGACATCGCTCGCAGCCTCAGAGAGCTCCGGAAGACGCTTGGAGAAGATACCATGGCTAGCTGA
- the LOC123123237 gene encoding protein WVD2-like 3, with protein MAASGEGGGDASAAARRRWDLSTKGAENIPMVKEAAEISTDEESDGVVICPPDGNTRDCEEVVSGSDHDSSPEGQVTSVEPAIDGETGEDKLINQDSLKLIDQEMSALPKSPTKASMSGSEKSKRTVPQPFALSTQRRASGGGNGAVAHPSSNGEKSGQGSSASPASMIKKSTLVTPKKMSQSGLTFQPQDDDSCSVTSSTTASARAGRTKTTVAFAPTFVCDDRADKRKEFYTKLEEKHKALEAEKNEAETRKKDEQEAALKQLRKSLVIRAKPMPNFYQEGPPPKVELKKVPPTRAKSPKFTRRKSTGDGSLATPEAANTSAASHRAHRHSMGNPKDAKKAQCSPKSGVGAKARAVKPVS; from the exons ATGGCGGCgagcggcgaggggggcggcgacgcGTCCGCGGCGGCCCGGCGCCGGTGGGATCTCAGCACCAAAGGGGCGGAGAACAT TCCAATGGTGAAAGAGGCTGCGGAAATCTCTACAGATGAAGAATCAGATGGTGTTGTTATATGCCCACCAGATGGCAATACTCGTGATTGCGAGGAAGTTGTTAGCGGTAGTGATCATGATAGTTCTCCAGAGGGCCAAGTAACTTCTGTAGAACCGGCCATAGACGGAGAAACAGGGGAAGACAAGCTCATAAACCAAGATTCACTGAAGTTGATCGATCAAGAAATGTCTGCTCTGCCTAAGTCACCAACAAAGGCTAGTATGTCTGGATCAGAGAAGTCCAAGCGTACTGTTCCTCAACCATTCGCACTTTCAACTCAAAGAAGGGCTTCTGGTGGAGGAAATGGTGCTGTGGCTCATCCATCCAGTaatggagaaaaatctgggcaaggAAGCAGTGCCTCTCCAGCAAGCATGATAAAGAAG AGTACTCTGGTGACACCGAAGAAGATGTCGCAATCTGGCCTTACATTTCAACCTCAAGATGACGACTCCTGTTCAGTGACTTCTTC AACCACAGCTTCAGCACGAGCTGGCAGAACTAAGACAACCGTTGCCTTTGCTCCTACATTTGTATGTGACGACCGTGCTGACAAGAGGAAAGAG ttctacacGAAATTAGAAGAGAAGCACAAAGCTTTGGAAGCTGAGAAGAATGAGGCTGAAACAAGGAAAAAG GATGAGCAAGAAGCGGCTTTAAAACAACTAAGGAAGTCCTTGGTCATCAGAGCAAAACCCATGCCAAACTTCTACCAAGAAGGGCCCCCTCCAAAGGTTGAGCTTAAGAAG GTGCCTCCAACCCGTGCCAAGTCACCAAAGTTTACAAGGAGAAAGAGCACCGGCGACGGCTCACTGGCGACCCCGGAGGCGGCAAACACCAGCGCTGCATCTCACAGGGCGCATCGTCACAGCATGGGGAACCCTAAAGACGCCAAGAAAGCGCAGTGCTCGCCGAAGAGCGGCGTAGGCGCCAAAGCCAGAGCTGTGAAACCCGTGAGCTGA